A genomic window from Blastococcus saxobsidens DD2 includes:
- a CDS encoding ANTAR domain-containing protein → MAEQLWHPEHEAQPELAAALGRVTQLEQAVLSNRRIGMAIGILMASLKITEDQAFDLLRTASSRRNEKLRDIAEEVLLTGELGTVPSGV, encoded by the coding sequence ATGGCAGAGCAGTTGTGGCATCCCGAGCACGAAGCGCAACCGGAGCTGGCGGCTGCCCTGGGGCGCGTGACTCAACTCGAGCAGGCCGTGCTGAGCAACCGCAGGATCGGGATGGCGATCGGCATCCTCATGGCATCCCTGAAGATCACCGAGGACCAGGCGTTCGACCTGCTCCGCACGGCGAGCAGCCGCCGGAACGAGAAGCTCCGTGACATCGCCGAGGAGGTCCTGCTGACCGGCGAGCTGGGCACCGTGCCGTCCGGCGTCTGA